The DNA window AGGCAATATATTATGCAAATAGATAATTCTGAAATCAGTAATATAATAAAAAAACGTATTAAACAAGGTAATATTAAATATGCAGAATCACATAATGAAGGTACTATTATTAGTATTATAGATGGTATTGTTAGTATTTATGGACTTGATGATGCAATGTATGGAGAAATGATTCTATTTCCAGGTAATATTTATGGAATGGTGCTTAATTTAGAACGTTATAGTGTAGGGGTTATTGTTTTAGGAGACTATAAACAACTTCAAGAAGGTATGATCGCAAAATGTACAGGTAAAATTTTAGAAATACCAGTAGGACCAGAATTAGTAGGTAGAGTTGTAGATGCATTAGGTAATCCTATAGATAATAAAGGTGAAATATATACTAAAGTTATGGATGCTGTAGAAAAAATTGCCCCTGGTGTTATTTCACGTAAAAGTGTAACTCAACCGATTCATACTGGTTTAAAAGCTATTGATGCAATGGTACCAATTGGTATGGGTCAGAGAGAATTAATTATAGGTGATCGTCAAATAGGTAAATCTTCAATAGCTATTGATACAATAATTAATCAAAAATATAAAGATATTATTTGTATATATGTGGCTATAGGTCAAAAACAATCAAATATTGCTAATATGGTTAGTAAACTTGAAGAATATGGTGCTATGAATCATACTATTGTGGTTATAGCAGGAGCTTCTGATCCTGCTGCTCTGCAATATTTAGCACCTTATAGTGGTTGTACTATGGGGGAATATTTTCGTGATAGAGGACAAGATGCTTTAATAGTGTATGATGATCTTACAAAACAAGCTTGGGCATATCGTCAAATTTCATTATTACTTAAACGGCCACCTGGAAGAGAAGCTTATCCAGGTGATATTTTTTATTTACATTCACGTTTACTTGAACGTGCATCAAGAGTTAGTGCTAAGTATGTTGAAAATTTTACTAATGGAGAAATTAAAGGTAAAACAGGTTCATTAACTGCACTTCCAATTATTGAAACTCAAGGTGGTGATGTATCTGCTTATGTTCCAACTAATGTAATATCAATTACTGATGGTCAAATTTTTTTAGAAACATCTATGTTTAATTCAGGAATTAGGCCTGCAATTAACGCAGGATTATCAGTATCACGTGTAGGTGGTTCTGCGCAAACTAATATAATAAAAAAATTAGGTGGACATATTAGACTTTCATTAGCACAATATCGTGAGTTAGCTGCCTTTTCTCAATTTGCATCAGATCTTGATGAAAATACTCGTAAACAAATTGAACATGGTAAACGTGTTACAGAACTAATGAAACAAAAACAATTTAGACCTATGTCTGTTTCTGAAATAGCAATATCCTTATTTGCAGCAAATGAAAATTTTCTTAGTAATATTTCTGTCGATAATATTTTAAATTTTGAATCTAAACTTCTTGAATATATGCATATGGAACATAAATCTTTAATTTATGAAATAAATATAACTGGGGATTATAATAATCAAATTGAAAATGAATTACGAAAATGTATTAAAAAATTTCAAAAAATTTATAAAAAATGTAATAATGAGTAGTTACAAAACTGTATTGAACCATTTAAAAAAAACTGTATTGAACCATTTAAAAAAAAAACTGTATTGAACCATTTAAAAAAAAACTGTATTGAACCATTTAAAAAAAAACTGTATTGAAAAATTTAAAAAAAAACTGTATTGAAACATTTAAAAAAAAACTGTATTGAACCATTTAAAAAAAAACTGTATTGAACCATTTAAAAAAAAACTGTATTGAACCATTTAAAAAAAACTGTATTGAACCATTTAAAAAAAAACTGTATTGAACCATTTAAAAAAAAACTGTATTGAACCATTTAAAAAAAAAACTGTATTGAACCATTTTATTATAAATTTTAAGGAAAACTTATGATTATAACAAAAGAAATAAAAACACAAATTAAAAGTATTGAAAGTATTAAAAAAATTACTAATGCTATGGAAATGGTATCTGCATCTAAAATGCGTAGATCACAAGAACGTATGTACGCATGTATACCTTATATGCATAAAATTACGAAAATATGTAAAAATATTGCAATTAATAATAATAATAATACATATTTTATTAATCGTCCTATAAAAAATATAGGATATATATTAATTACTAGTGATCGAGGTCTTTGTGGGGGATTAAATATTAATGTATTTAAAATTATTTTAAATGATATACAAAAGATGTATAAATTAAATATAAATCATTCATTTTGTGTATTAGGAAACAAAGGTATAGATTTTTTTAAAAAATATGGCGGTAAGTTAATAGCTACTAAAGAAGACATTGGATATACACCTAGTATAAATAATATTATTGGACCCGTTAAAGTAATGTTAAATGCTTTTAATGAAGGTAAAATTGATTGTTTGATGTTAGTTTCAAATAAATTTTTAAATACTATGATACAAAAACCTTTTTTACAAAAATTATTACCTATTCACTTTAAAAATTTAAAAAAAAATAATCAAAATAATTATATATATGAAACTACAAATTATTCTAATTTAATAGATTGTATTATAGTAAGATATATTGAATCACAAGTTTATAAATCAATTATCGAAAATATTGCTTGTGAACAAGCAGCACGTATGATGGCTATGAAAAATGCAACAGAAAATGCATTTAACATCATTAAAGAATTAAAATTAATTTATAATAAAGCTAGACAAGCAGCCATTACTCAAGAAATTTCTGAAATAGTTAATGGTGCTGCTGCTGTTTAAATAATTTAAATAATTAGGATTTTATATGATTAGGGGACGTATAATACAAATTATTGGAGCAGTTATTGATGTAGAATTTTCACACGATTCTATTCCTAAAATTTATGATGCTTTAAATATAAAAAATTGTAATATTGTATTAGAAGTACAACAACAATTAGGTGATGGAATAGTACGTACAATTGCAATGGGCCCTACTGAAAAATTAAAACGGAATATGATTGTATATAACACAAATTCACCTATAAAAGTACCAGTAGGTATTAAAACTTTGGGTCGCATAATTAATGTATTAGGTCAACCAATAGATGACGGTATATCACTTTCTGAAGAAGAACATATGTCTATTCATCGTAATCCACCTAAATATTCAGACCAATCTATTTATAATGAAATATTAGAAACAGGTATTAAAGTTATTGATTTACTTTGTCCATTTTCTAAAGGTGGAAAAATTGGGTTATTTGGTGGTGCTGGGGTTGGAAAAACTGTAAATATGATGGAATTAATTCGTAATATTGCTATTGAACATTCAGGTTATTCTGTATTTACAGGTGTTGGAGAACGTACACGTGAAGGAAATGATTTTTACTATGAAATGAAAGAATCTAATGTTTTAGATAAAGTTGCATTAGTATATGGTCAGATGAATGAACCACCTGGAAATCGTTTAAGGGTAGCATTAACTGGATTAACTATTGCTGAAAAATTTAGAGATGAAGGTAATGATGTTTTATTGTTTATAGATAATATATATAGATTTACACTTGCTGGTACTGAAGTATCAGCATTACTTGGTCGTATGCCGTCTGCTGTAGGTTATCAACCTACATTGGCAGAAGAAATGGGAATGTTTCAAGAAAGAATTACATCAACTAATACAGGTTCTATTACTTCTGTACAAGCTATATATGTACCTGCTGATGATTTAACTGATCCTTCTCCTGCAACTACATTTGCTCATCTTGATGCTACAGTTGTTTTATCACGTCAAATTGCTGAATTAGGTATTTATCCAGCAATTGATCCATTAGATTCTACTTCGCGTCAATTAGATCCTTTAATTATCGGTGAAGAACATTATAATGTTGCACGTAAAGTACAAAAAACATTACAACGTTATAAAGAATTAAAAGATATAATTGCAATTTTAGGTATGGATGAATTATCTGAGGAAGATAAAAGGTTAGTAGCACGTGCAAGAAAAATTCAAAAATTTTTGTCACAGCCTTTTTTTGTAGCTGAAATATTTAATGGTATACCAGGGAAATATGTATCTATTAAAGAAACTATTAGTGCCTTTAGTTTAATTCTGAATGGTGACTATGATCATATTCCTGAACAATTTTTCTACATGGTAGGTAATATAAATGAAGTTATAATTAAATATAATAATTCTTTAAAATTGAATAAATTATGATAAATATTGTTAAATGTGATATAGTAAGTGCTGAATCAACCATTTTTTCTGGAAATATTATAAAAATAATTGTTACAG is part of the Candidatus Johnevansia muelleri genome and encodes:
- the atpA gene encoding ATP synthase subunit alpha, with product MQIDNSEISNIIKKRIKQGNIKYAESHNEGTIISIIDGIVSIYGLDDAMYGEMILFPGNIYGMVLNLERYSVGVIVLGDYKQLQEGMIAKCTGKILEIPVGPELVGRVVDALGNPIDNKGEIYTKVMDAVEKIAPGVISRKSVTQPIHTGLKAIDAMVPIGMGQRELIIGDRQIGKSSIAIDTIINQKYKDIICIYVAIGQKQSNIANMVSKLEEYGAMNHTIVVIAGASDPAALQYLAPYSGCTMGEYFRDRGQDALIVYDDLTKQAWAYRQISLLLKRPPGREAYPGDIFYLHSRLLERASRVSAKYVENFTNGEIKGKTGSLTALPIIETQGGDVSAYVPTNVISITDGQIFLETSMFNSGIRPAINAGLSVSRVGGSAQTNIIKKLGGHIRLSLAQYRELAAFSQFASDLDENTRKQIEHGKRVTELMKQKQFRPMSVSEIAISLFAANENFLSNISVDNILNFESKLLEYMHMEHKSLIYEINITGDYNNQIENELRKCIKKFQKIYKKCNNE
- the atpG gene encoding ATP synthase gamma chain: MIITKEIKTQIKSIESIKKITNAMEMVSASKMRRSQERMYACIPYMHKITKICKNIAINNNNNTYFINRPIKNIGYILITSDRGLCGGLNINVFKIILNDIQKMYKLNINHSFCVLGNKGIDFFKKYGGKLIATKEDIGYTPSINNIIGPVKVMLNAFNEGKIDCLMLVSNKFLNTMIQKPFLQKLLPIHFKNLKKNNQNNYIYETTNYSNLIDCIIVRYIESQVYKSIIENIACEQAARMMAMKNATENAFNIIKELKLIYNKARQAAITQEISEIVNGAAAV
- the atpD gene encoding ATP synthase subunit beta, with translation MIRGRIIQIIGAVIDVEFSHDSIPKIYDALNIKNCNIVLEVQQQLGDGIVRTIAMGPTEKLKRNMIVYNTNSPIKVPVGIKTLGRIINVLGQPIDDGISLSEEEHMSIHRNPPKYSDQSIYNEILETGIKVIDLLCPFSKGGKIGLFGGAGVGKTVNMMELIRNIAIEHSGYSVFTGVGERTREGNDFYYEMKESNVLDKVALVYGQMNEPPGNRLRVALTGLTIAEKFRDEGNDVLLFIDNIYRFTLAGTEVSALLGRMPSAVGYQPTLAEEMGMFQERITSTNTGSITSVQAIYVPADDLTDPSPATTFAHLDATVVLSRQIAELGIYPAIDPLDSTSRQLDPLIIGEEHYNVARKVQKTLQRYKELKDIIAILGMDELSEEDKRLVARARKIQKFLSQPFFVAEIFNGIPGKYVSIKETISAFSLILNGDYDHIPEQFFYMVGNINEVIIKYNNSLKLNKL